Sequence from the Raphanus sativus cultivar WK10039 unplaced genomic scaffold, ASM80110v3 Scaffold0780, whole genome shotgun sequence genome:
ACGTGGACGCTCAGGATATGGTTTGCTATCCTCTTCTTTCTAGCTACCTTGTACTATAGAGGCTCTAATGATAAACAGAGGTAAACAATTTGATAAGTGATCTTTGAGAATGTTTATAGTATTAGTATGACTCTAAATCATAATCTCTGCACGTAGTGTAGAATATCTCTCAGTAACAACAATTTTAAAGAACTGTAATTTTCTGGAGAAGATTCCAAGAAAAATTACCAGCTTAGTATCCATTTCCAAAGTTGTAGACAGCGTTTTTCTGACTTTCTGGATTAATTGTTGGGTTAATATTCTTTCCAAGAAGATCATGACAAAACCAACAAAATTATGTAGACAACGAAACATTTGTTGTCCAATCAATAAAAAAGTTAATAAGCCAAAAAGACTGTGGAAGGTAATGTAGAGGTTAAAATACGTTGGTGAAAACGTAGTAAAATGAATTTTGAGCCAAACAATTCTTGATGTACACACATACGCAAAAAAAGCTAATgataaatgaaatatgaatcATCTAATCATTTGACGATACTGTTACAGAAGTcggatatattttgatatagtAATGTCACGTTCACGtagaaaaaatataactaatccTGAACCACCCACAAAATGACAAACTTGTCAATTAGTTCAGTATCACCTGCAACGACGACATACAACAACAGACATGAGACATAGAATGgtggttgaaaataaatatcgaAGCAGATACAATGTTGGGATCTAATCCCCACTATAATTGAATGGAGACATGCAAACAAGTCATAACAACATCATCAAACAagtctctctctgtctctctctctcgggcTAGATTGTGTAGCTATATTCACCATGTCGGACGCAGAGAGCAGCACCAAGAATAGCTTGCTGCTGCGAGTAGACAGAGATGATAAAGTAACCTGCATTGATATTCAAGACGGATCATTCACAGAAGAACTCAAGCGGCTTATATTCTTCGCAGCTCCTATGGCGGCTGTAGTCATCGCTCAGTTCACATTACAGATCATCTCAATGGTGATGGTTGGTCACCTTGGAAACCTAGCTCTCGCTAGCGCCTCCTTAGCTTCTTCCTTCTGCAACGTCACTGGCTACAGCTTCAtagtatatttttcatttttttattttgctaaaatatattttcattctttttctaTATTGATACACTTATCTCTGTTACTTgattgttactttttttttttacctgtgATGCTACTAGATAGGATTGTCATGTGCCTTAGATACTCTGAGCGGTCAAGCTTATGGAGCTAAGTTATACAGGAAACTAGGTCTTCAGACATACACGGCTATGTTCTGTCTTACACTAGTATGTATCCCTATATCCATCATATGGTTCAACATGGAAAAGCTTCTTGTGTTCCTTGGCCAAGACCAAGATATTGCACACGAAGCCGGTAGATACGCTGCCTGGCTCATCCCAGGACTGTTCTCATACGCCGTTACACAGCCTCTAACTCGCTACTTCCAAAACCAGAGCATGATCAAACCCCTCCTCGTTACCTCTTGTCTTGTCTTCTGTCTCCACGTCCCTCTGTGCTGGCTTTTGGTTTACAAGTCACGTCTTGGTTTTCTTGGAGGAGCCGTGGCTATGGGTCTGTCAAGCTGGCTCTCTGCCATTCTTCTTGGATCTATCATGTGCTTCTCCTCCGCTTGTTCCGAGACACGTGCGCCTCTTTCCATGGAGACATTCAATGGCGTTGGAGAGTTCTTTAGATATGCTCTTCCTTCCGCGGCTATGGTTTGGtacttcatttttttctatGTGGTTTTCTACTTCTCTAATGCCTTCCAcattttttgagaaaagatCTTTTATGGGTTGTTGCAGCCTAGAGTGGTGGTCATTTGAGCTCATAATATTACTATCTGGTCTCTTACCCAACCCGGAGCTGGAGACTTCTGTGCTCTCTATCTGGTAACTTCCCTATGCATTTACATTTTCATGTCACAGTCTAATATTATTCAATCTTGCAGTCTCCAAACAATTTCGACAGTCTCTGCAATACCAATTGCCATCGCGGCTGCAGCAAGGTTAAAACTTTTAGTCATTAACAATGCAGATCGTGAGAGCTGAAGCATTTACTTGATCTTCATGGGAATGTTTTCTTGTGCAGCACAAGAATCTCAAACGAGTTAGGTGCTGGTAACTCTCGAGCAGCTCATATCGTGGTCTACACGTCAATGTTTCTTGCGGTTGTGGAATCACTGGTAGTGAGTATGTCTCTGCTAGTAGGAAGTCATGTTTTCGGCTATATTTTCAGCAGTGACGAGAGAACCGTAGACTATGTTGCAAAGATGGCTCCATTTGTCTCTCTTTCTATCATTCTAGACGGTTTACAAGCGGTTCTCGCAGGTCCTGTTTCCCAATTCAGATACAAATTATTctcataatatttatttttattaacttgtGTTCCTCCGCATTGAAGTGTTTTTACATGTCACATATGAATTCATCTCCTATGTGAGTGTAGTAGAGATCCCTTAGTTCATACAGGTCCAAGTGTTCATGTGCCCCTTTTTAGTCTTGTGTCAAAGTTGTTAAACCATACCAAAGTTGCACTATTTTTCTTCCACTCCTAACACCTGGTTTAAATGGTTAAGCA
This genomic interval carries:
- the LOC130503063 gene encoding protein DETOXIFICATION 12-like, yielding MSDAESSTKNSLLLRVDRDDKVTCIDIQDGSFTEELKRLIFFAAPMAAVVIAQFTLQIISMVMVGHLGNLALASASLASSFCNVTGYSFIIGLSCALDTLSGQAYGAKLYRKLGLQTYTAMFCLTLVCIPISIIWFNMEKLLVFLGQDQDIAHEAGRYAAWLIPGLFSYAVTQPLTRYFQNQSMIKPLLVTSCLVFCLHVPLCWLLVYKSRLGFLGGAVAMGLSSWLSAILLGSIMCFSSACSETRAPLSMETFNGVGEFFRYALPSAAMVCLEWWSFELIILLSGLLPNPELETSVLSICLQTISTVSAIPIAIAAAASTRISNELGAGNSRAAHIVVYTSMFLAVVESLVVSMSLLVGSHVFGYIFSSDERTVDYVAKMAPFVSLSIILDGLQAVLAGIARGCGWQHIGAYINLGAFYLCGIPFAATLAFWFNLKGVGLWIGIQAGALLQNFLLGLFTGFTNWQNQAFEARKRMALA